In Pseudomonas sp. R76, one genomic interval encodes:
- a CDS encoding glycine zipper 2TM domain-containing protein: MNKSLLVGAVLGAVGVTAGGAVATYSLVKSGPEYAQVLAVQPVKTQIKTPREVCKDVAVTRQKPVQDQHQIVGTVVGALAGGLLGNQVGGGNGKKLATVAGAVGGGYAGNKVQEGMQNRDTYTTTQTRCNTVNDISDKVVGYDVRYTLDGKEGSVRMDRDPGGQIPVDKEGRLILGQNQQ; this comes from the coding sequence GTGAACAAGTCGTTGCTGGTTGGTGCGGTATTGGGTGCTGTCGGTGTGACTGCCGGGGGTGCTGTTGCCACCTACAGCCTGGTAAAAAGCGGCCCTGAGTATGCGCAAGTGCTGGCGGTACAGCCGGTGAAAACCCAGATTAAAACCCCGCGTGAAGTCTGCAAAGACGTCGCCGTAACCCGGCAGAAGCCTGTGCAGGATCAACACCAAATCGTCGGCACCGTGGTCGGTGCACTGGCTGGTGGCCTGTTGGGTAACCAGGTCGGTGGCGGTAATGGCAAGAAGCTGGCTACGGTAGCCGGTGCGGTCGGTGGCGGTTACGCCGGTAACAAGGTTCAGGAAGGCATGCAGAACCGCGATACCTACACCACCACGCAAACCCGTTGTAACACCGTCAACGACATCAGCGACAAGGTTGTCGGCTATGACGTGCGGTACACCCTGGATGGTAAAGAAGGTTCGGTGCGTATGGACCGTGATCCAGGTGGTCAGATTCCAGTCGACAAAGAAGGTCGTTTGATTCTGGGCCAGAACCAGCAGTAA
- the secF gene encoding protein translocase subunit SecF, with protein MLRTINFMGVRNVAFGFTMVLTVLALFSWFHKGLNYGLDFTGGTLIELTYEKPADVTLVRNELVKAGYHEAIVQSFGATTDLLVRMPGEDPQLGHQVAEALQKVGGDNPASVKRVEFVGPQVGEELRDQGGLGMLMALAGIMIYLAFRFQWKFGVGAIVSLIHDVIVTVGILAYFQITFDLTVLAAVLAIIGYSLNDTIVVFDRVRENFRVLRKASLIENINVSTTQTLLRTMATSISTLLAIAALMIFGGDNLWGFSLALFIGVLAGTYSSIYIANVVLIWLNLNSEDLIPPAATGKEVDDRP; from the coding sequence ATGTTACGTACAATCAACTTCATGGGCGTTCGCAACGTTGCGTTCGGCTTCACCATGGTGCTCACCGTTCTGGCGTTGTTCAGCTGGTTCCATAAGGGCCTGAACTACGGCCTGGACTTCACCGGCGGTACGCTCATCGAGCTGACCTACGAGAAGCCCGCCGACGTCACCCTGGTGCGCAATGAGCTGGTCAAGGCCGGCTATCACGAAGCCATCGTGCAGAGCTTTGGTGCCACCACCGACCTGCTGGTGCGTATGCCGGGCGAAGACCCGCAACTGGGTCACCAGGTAGCCGAGGCCTTGCAGAAGGTCGGCGGCGACAACCCGGCGTCGGTCAAGCGCGTTGAGTTCGTTGGCCCGCAGGTGGGTGAAGAGCTGCGCGACCAGGGCGGCCTCGGCATGCTGATGGCGCTGGCCGGCATCATGATTTACCTGGCGTTCCGCTTTCAGTGGAAGTTCGGTGTCGGCGCCATTGTGTCGCTGATCCACGACGTGATCGTGACCGTGGGTATCCTCGCGTACTTCCAGATCACCTTCGACCTGACGGTGTTGGCGGCGGTGCTGGCGATCATTGGTTACTCGCTCAACGACACCATCGTGGTATTCGACCGGGTTCGCGAGAACTTCCGCGTACTGCGCAAGGCGTCGCTGATCGAAAACATCAACGTTTCCACGACCCAGACTCTGCTGCGGACCATGGCGACCTCGATCTCCACGTTGCTGGCGATTGCGGCGCTGATGATCTTCGGTGGCGACAACCTGTGGGGCTTCTCCCTGGCGCTGTTCATCGGCGTTCTGGCGGGCACCTACTCGTCGATCTACATCGCCAACGTGGTGCTGATCTGGCTGAACCTCAACAGCGAAGACTTGATCCCTCCTGCCGCTACCGGCAAGGAGGTCGACGACCGCCCTTGA
- the secD gene encoding protein translocase subunit SecD, which yields MLNKYPLWKYVLILAVLAIGFIYSAPNLYPDDPAIQITGASTSLQVNQADLERASKALTDAGIQVKAATLASDAKGGLLRLTKAEDQLPAKDVVRKAMGDDYVVALNLAQTTPKWLRSIGAHPMKLGLDLSGGVHFLLEVDMDKALDARLKVYEGDVKSLLRKEKVRYRSLPQLNGAIQLGFSDEATREQARALVRKNFNDFDIVPADLNGQPVLRLAMTPAKLAEIREYSIKQNLTTVRNRVNELGVAEPIVQRQGANRIVVELPGVQDTAEAKRILGKTANLEFRLAAEPGASRATAEEFEFREGNRPPALIERGLIITGDQVTDAKAGFDSQHGTPEVNIRLDGHGGDLMSRATRSNVGRSMAVIFIEQRPVTTYTKQVVDGVEKDVPVQTFKEEKKIISLATIQSPLGAQFRITGLNGQGESSELALLLRAGGLAAPMYFAEERTIGPSLGADNITKGIDAALWGMLFVSLFIIAIYRFFGIIATVALAGNMVMLLALMSLLGATLTLPGIAGIVLTMGMAVDANVLIFSRIREEIAAGMTVQRAINEGFGRAFTAILDSNLTTLLVGGILFAMGTGPVKGFAVTMSLGIFTSMFTAIMVTRAMVNLIFGGRDFKKLWI from the coding sequence ATGCTGAACAAATACCCTCTGTGGAAATACGTACTGATCCTGGCGGTGCTGGCGATCGGTTTTATTTATTCCGCTCCCAATCTTTATCCTGATGACCCTGCGATCCAGATCACTGGCGCCAGCACTTCGCTGCAAGTCAATCAGGCTGACCTGGAACGCGCGAGCAAAGCGCTGACCGACGCGGGCATCCAGGTTAAAGCGGCAACACTGGCATCTGATGCGAAGGGCGGCTTGCTGCGCCTGACCAAGGCAGAAGACCAATTGCCGGCCAAAGACGTTGTGCGCAAGGCCATGGGTGACGACTACGTTGTTGCACTGAACCTGGCACAGACCACGCCAAAATGGCTGCGCAGCATTGGCGCGCACCCGATGAAGCTGGGTCTGGACTTGTCCGGTGGTGTGCACTTCCTGCTGGAAGTCGACATGGACAAGGCCCTCGACGCACGCCTGAAGGTCTACGAAGGCGACGTCAAGAGCCTGCTGCGTAAAGAGAAGGTGCGTTATCGCAGCCTGCCGCAGCTTAACGGTGCCATCCAGCTGGGCTTCTCTGACGAAGCTACCCGCGAACAGGCCCGTGCGCTGGTGCGCAAGAACTTCAACGATTTCGACATCGTACCGGCTGACCTGAACGGCCAACCTGTACTGCGTCTGGCGATGACCCCGGCCAAGCTGGCGGAAATCCGCGAATACTCCATCAAGCAGAACTTGACCACGGTACGTAACCGCGTCAACGAGCTGGGTGTGGCCGAGCCGATCGTTCAGCGTCAGGGTGCCAACCGCATCGTGGTTGAACTGCCGGGCGTACAGGACACCGCTGAAGCCAAGCGTATCCTGGGTAAAACCGCCAACCTGGAATTCCGTCTGGCTGCTGAGCCGGGGGCTTCCCGCGCGACTGCCGAAGAATTCGAGTTCCGTGAAGGTAACCGTCCTCCAGCGTTGATCGAGCGTGGCTTGATCATCACCGGTGACCAGGTGACCGACGCCAAGGCGGGTTTTGACTCGCAGCACGGCACGCCTGAAGTGAACATCCGTCTGGATGGCCACGGCGGCGACTTGATGAGCCGCGCCACGCGCAGCAACGTCGGCCGCAGCATGGCGGTGATCTTCATCGAGCAACGTCCGGTTACCACTTACACCAAGCAAGTGGTCGACGGCGTCGAGAAAGACGTGCCGGTGCAGACCTTCAAGGAAGAGAAGAAGATCATCAGCCTGGCGACCATCCAGTCGCCGCTGGGTGCTCAATTCCGCATCACTGGCCTGAACGGCCAGGGCGAATCGTCCGAGCTGGCGCTGCTGCTGCGTGCTGGTGGCTTGGCGGCGCCGATGTACTTCGCTGAAGAACGCACCATTGGCCCGAGCCTGGGTGCCGACAACATCACCAAAGGTATCGACGCAGCCTTGTGGGGCATGCTGTTCGTGTCGCTGTTCATCATCGCCATCTACCGCTTCTTCGGCATCATCGCCACCGTGGCCCTGGCGGGCAACATGGTGATGCTGCTGGCCTTGATGTCGCTGCTGGGCGCTACGCTGACCCTGCCAGGTATCGCCGGTATCGTGCTCACCATGGGTATGGCGGTAGACGCCAACGTACTGATCTTCTCGCGTATTCGTGAAGAGATTGCGGCGGGCATGACCGTACAGCGTGCAATCAACGAAGGCTTCGGCCGGGCATTTACCGCGATTCTCGACTCCAACTTGACCACTTTGCTGGTCGGCGGGATTCTCTTTGCCATGGGCACCGGCCCGGTCAAAGGTTTTGCGGTGACCATGTCCCTCGGTATCTTTACCTCGATGTTCACGGCCATCATGGTGACCCGCGCAATGGTCAACCTGATCTTTGGCGGGCGTGACTTCAAGAAGTTGTGGATTTAA
- the yajC gene encoding preprotein translocase subunit YajC, whose protein sequence is MSFFISNAMADAAAPAAAGPMGGGFEWIFLVGFLVIFYLMIWRPQAKRAKEQKNLLGSLQKGDEVVTTGGIAGKITKVSDAFVVLEVSDTVEMKFQKGAIAATLPKGTLKAI, encoded by the coding sequence ATGAGCTTTTTTATCTCTAATGCCATGGCTGACGCCGCTGCGCCTGCCGCTGCCGGCCCTATGGGCGGTGGTTTTGAGTGGATTTTCCTGGTCGGCTTCCTGGTCATCTTCTACCTGATGATCTGGCGTCCACAGGCCAAGCGCGCCAAAGAGCAGAAAAACCTGCTGGGCAGCCTGCAAAAAGGCGACGAAGTTGTGACCACTGGCGGCATCGCCGGCAAGATCACCAAGGTTTCCGATGCTTTCGTGGTTCTGGAAGTCTCCGACACCGTAGAAATGAAGTTCCAGAAGGGCGCCATCGCCGCCACGCTGCCAAAAGGCACGCTCAAAGCGATCTGA